TTGCTGCTGATTTTCATTGCGCCTTATTTAGGACTTGGAAAAGATGTGTCATTATTCATTTTCATTATAGCCATGTTTGCCTGCCATCTGCTGATGCCAATGATGCATTCGGGCCACAAGCAAACACATAAATCAGAAAAAGATCATGAATCGCATTAACGTGAGAAAATTCGGCCTGGCATTTGGAGTTACGGGGGCATTGCTTCATCTCGGATGCATTATTCTGATGGCTACAGTAGGAAAAGAGGGAACCGTTTTATTCTTCAACAGCATTATTCACGGAATGGACTTTTCGTCTGTCGTAAGGATGGATATTTCCTTTACTGAAGCATTTATCGGCTTGATCGAAATATTCATCATTTGCTGGCTCATCGGTGCTTGTATTGCAGGGGTTTATAATTCATCATTAAAAGCTCAATAGAATGAAGTGGTCGCTTTATCTTGGTAAATATTCAGGAACAAAGCTCTTTGTTCACTGGACATTTCTCATCCTGTTGGGGTGGATTTTTGTCATGCATTACCAAATGGGGCACGGATGGAAGGATGGACTTGCCGGTGTTGGATTTATTCTTGCTGTTTTCTGCTGTGTAGTGCTGCACGAATTCGGGCATGCGCTCACTGCAAAACGATTCGCCATACAAACGCGAAATATTACTCTGCTTCCCATTGGCGGAATTGCAAGCATGGAACGGCTGCCTGAAAAACCGGGGCAGGAATTGCAGGTTGCCATCATGGGGCCTGTGGTGAATGTGGTAATTGCAGTCGGGCTATATGTATTCCTTTCTGTCACAAATTTATTGCCGACCTCAGAAGATATTCAGTCCATGCAGCAAAATACTCATTCCATGATGGGCGGGGAAAATTTTCTGTTCAACCTAATGGCGGTGAATGTTGTGCTTGTGTTATTTAACCTCATTCCTGCATTTCCTATGGATGGAGGAAGGGTGCTTCGCGCCCTCCTTAGTTACAAATTCGAGCGGGGAAGGGCGACAAGAATTGCAGCGGGTATAGGACAGTTTCTTGCCATGCTGTTTGTATTCGCAGGTTTTTTTGGTAATTTTTGGCTGGTGTTCATCGGCATTTTCATTTACCTCGGTGCAAGCGCTGAAGCGCAATATGAAACCGCACGAAGCGCTTTGACAGGATACAAAGTGAAAGATGTGTTCATGCGAAAGTTTACCCTTCTTTCTCCAACCGATACACTTGATGCGGCAACAGAGCTATTGCTTGGCGGACAGGAAAAGGAATTTTTAGTAGGAGAAGGTGATCATGTAGAAGGTATTTTAACAAGGAAGGATATTATCAAAGGATTGAAAGAAACCGGGGGAAAAACACCAGTTGCAAATGTAATGAGGAAAGTTTATTTAGCACTGAAACCCGAAATGCCACTAAAGGATATTTTTCAGAAGATGACTGCGGACGGAGACACCTTTAGTCCGGTGTTTGATGATGGCATTTTAGTAGGTGCATTAGATACTGAGAACATTAATGAATTTCTTATGATTCGGAGCGTGCATCAAAATCCAGAAGAAGAATTTTAACAAATACTAGAAATTATATTAATGAACCACCAACATACTGCTCATATATCACATTCATCTCATGAAATAGATCATTCGTATGCGAAGACGCGGTATGAACAAGACAATCATCATGATCATGCAGGAATGATTTCGGATTTCAGACGAAGGTTCCTTGTTACACTTATCATTACCATCCCTGTAATGCTTCTTTCTGAAATGATCCAGCATTGGTTCGGGTTCAGGATTCAATTTATTGGTTCAAAATATGCGCTTTTGGCTTTATCATCTGTAGTATTTTTTTATGGAGGTTATCCTTTCCTCAAAGGATTGGCAGATGAATTAAAAAAGGGCGCACCCGGCATGATGACCTTAATTGGGGTTGCAATTACTGTAGCTTATGCGTACAGCGTGGCGATTGTTTTTGGATTGCAAGGAATGGATTTCTTTTGGGAACTCTGTACCCTTATCCTGATTATGCTGCTTGGCCATTGGATCGAAATGAAATCCATAGCGGGTGCGTCAAGAGAATTGGAATTGCTCGTTCAGCTTATGCCATCCAATGCACACATGATTCATGGAAGTCATATCATGGAAGTAAAAACTGATTCCCTGAAAGAAGGTGATTTGATTTTGATAAAACCCGGAGAAAATATTGCTGCCGATGGTACAATTACCGAAGGAGAAAGTTATGTGAACGAATCCATGCTTACCGGAGAATCCATTCCTGTAAAAAAACAAAAAGGCGATAAGGTAATTGCGGGTTCCATAAATGGAGTAATTACAGGTTCAGAAAATGGGAGCGGCTCGCTGAAAGTGAGCGTCAGCCATGCATCAAAAGATTCTTACCTGTCCCGTGTAATCAAATTAATTGATGAGGCGCAGAAAACAAAATCAAAAACCCAGTTGCTTGCAGATAAAGCCGCCCGCATACTTACCATTGTTGCATTAGCAGCCGGTTTTGCCACATTCATTTTCTGGTGGACTTTAGGAGCAAAACCGTTTGAGTTCGCGATGGAAAGAATGGTAACTGTAATTGTAATCTGCTGCCCTCATGCCCTAGGGCTGGCAGTCCCGCTTGTAGTGGCGGTTTCAACTTCGCTTTCTGCAAAGAATGGTTTACTCATTAAGAACAGAACTGCATTTGAAAATGCCAGAAAAATTACAACCATTATTTTTGATAAAACAGGGACCCTTACGCTCGGTTCGCATGAGGTAACGAGAATTATTTCACTTGATTCTAAGTATAAGGAGAATGAGATTTTGCGGCTCGCTGCCGGAGTAGAACAAAACTCGGAACATTATATAGGAAAAGGGATATTAAAAAAGATGAAAGAAGAAAATCTTCCTATCCCTTCCTGTGAAAATTTTGAATATACGCCTGGAGTTGGTGTAAAAGGAAAAGTGGAAGGAAAGTTAATTCAATCGGGAGGATCGGCTCTCCTGAAGAAACTCGGATTAAGTTATTCCGATGAAGCGGTTGAAACCAGGGTATTTGTATTCGAAAATGAAAAATTAATCGGTTTTATTGCCTTTGCAGA
The nucleotide sequence above comes from Bacteroidota bacterium. Encoded proteins:
- a CDS encoding site-2 protease family protein, yielding MKWSLYLGKYSGTKLFVHWTFLILLGWIFVMHYQMGHGWKDGLAGVGFILAVFCCVVLHEFGHALTAKRFAIQTRNITLLPIGGIASMERLPEKPGQELQVAIMGPVVNVVIAVGLYVFLSVTNLLPTSEDIQSMQQNTHSMMGGENFLFNLMAVNVVLVLFNLIPAFPMDGGRVLRALLSYKFERGRATRIAAGIGQFLAMLFVFAGFFGNFWLVFIGIFIYLGASAEAQYETARSALTGYKVKDVFMRKFTLLSPTDTLDAATELLLGGQEKEFLVGEGDHVEGILTRKDIIKGLKETGGKTPVANVMRKVYLALKPEMPLKDIFQKMTADGDTFSPVFDDGILVGALDTENINEFLMIRSVHQNPEEEF
- the cadA gene encoding cadmium-translocating P-type ATPase, whose protein sequence is MNHQHTAHISHSSHEIDHSYAKTRYEQDNHHDHAGMISDFRRRFLVTLIITIPVMLLSEMIQHWFGFRIQFIGSKYALLALSSVVFFYGGYPFLKGLADELKKGAPGMMTLIGVAITVAYAYSVAIVFGLQGMDFFWELCTLILIMLLGHWIEMKSIAGASRELELLVQLMPSNAHMIHGSHIMEVKTDSLKEGDLILIKPGENIAADGTITEGESYVNESMLTGESIPVKKQKGDKVIAGSINGVITGSENGSGSLKVSVSHASKDSYLSRVIKLIDEAQKTKSKTQLLADKAARILTIVALAAGFATFIFWWTLGAKPFEFAMERMVTVIVICCPHALGLAVPLVVAVSTSLSAKNGLLIKNRTAFENARKITTIIFDKTGTLTLGSHEVTRIISLDSKYKENEILRLAAGVEQNSEHYIGKGILKKMKEENLPIPSCENFEYTPGVGVKGKVEGKLIQSGGSALLKKLGLSYSDEAVETRVFVFENEKLIGFIAFADKIRDTSYQAIKTLHDNGIKAILLTGDNAKIAKSVSDTLTMDGYFAEVLPHQKLEKIKELQGQGEFVAMTGDGVNDAPALAQADVGIAVGSGSDIAAETAGIVLVNSDPKDITSLILFGKATYKKMTQNLAWATGYNIIALPLAAGVLFKWDILLSPAIGAVLMSLSTVIVAVNAKLLRVK